In Mycolicibacterium mucogenicum DSM 44124, the following are encoded in one genomic region:
- a CDS encoding CocE/NonD family hydrolase — MRALIRVTAFVVVLALLAACGADRPLASPFPAATGRGSCAVDTERDVGATMRDGVVLRADVYRPRTSDPVPVLLMRTQYGKSGAQTSPERYEPPDWFASHCYLVVVQDVRGQGSSGGVFSEFTNDMADGYDTVEWAAGLPGANGKVAMYGSSYVGATQWLAAVTAPPHLVTIAPANTASDYYDGWTYEGGEFRLAFVQPWAIESIALGAAQNRRDGEAERLLRDAGADPTRWLNFRPQQDLPPMQPHNPAVAPWYFDWVRHNTRDAFWQQVSIRDRYPAVRIPVLHFEGWYDAFLAGGVENFAGMVAHGANDFARTNQRLVIGPWDHVAWGRPDSEPAPMLKDIGAVGNSPINELMLAWFDHFLKGVDNGVAGKPRVDYFTMGANTWKTATNWPLPQTQWINYYLSGVGGSADRDGKLLPVLPGPQPPDTYTYDPLNPAPSLGGHSCCGAKSGPQGPYDQTPVEQRSDVLVYTGDPVAHDTEITGAATVTLWAQSSAVDTDFTAKLVVVKPDGAAINLNNGILRASFRDSLSAPTPIVPGQAYQYRIQIWPTSYQLKPGDRVRVEISSSDYPQFAPNPNTGAPFGRDAASVVAAQTILHDPAHPSSITLPVIAN; from the coding sequence GTGCGCGCTCTGATCCGCGTGACGGCGTTCGTGGTGGTGCTGGCTCTGCTGGCTGCCTGTGGCGCGGACCGTCCGCTCGCTTCTCCATTCCCTGCTGCGACGGGTCGGGGCTCATGCGCCGTCGATACCGAACGCGATGTCGGTGCCACCATGCGCGACGGCGTCGTCCTGCGCGCCGATGTCTACCGTCCCCGGACTTCTGACCCGGTGCCGGTGCTGCTCATGCGCACGCAGTACGGCAAGTCCGGGGCGCAGACCTCGCCGGAGCGCTATGAGCCGCCGGACTGGTTCGCCTCGCACTGCTATCTCGTTGTGGTTCAAGATGTTCGGGGCCAGGGGAGTTCCGGCGGGGTGTTCAGCGAGTTCACCAACGACATGGCCGACGGCTACGACACCGTCGAATGGGCCGCCGGCCTGCCCGGGGCGAACGGCAAGGTCGCCATGTACGGATCGTCGTATGTCGGTGCGACGCAATGGCTTGCGGCGGTGACGGCGCCGCCGCATCTGGTGACGATCGCGCCCGCCAACACCGCCTCCGACTACTACGACGGCTGGACCTACGAGGGCGGCGAGTTCCGGCTGGCGTTCGTGCAGCCGTGGGCCATCGAGTCGATTGCGCTCGGCGCCGCGCAGAACCGCCGGGACGGTGAAGCCGAGCGGCTGTTGCGGGACGCCGGGGCCGACCCGACGCGATGGCTGAATTTCCGTCCGCAGCAGGACCTGCCACCGATGCAGCCGCACAATCCGGCGGTGGCGCCGTGGTACTTCGACTGGGTTCGGCATAACACGCGCGATGCCTTCTGGCAGCAGGTCAGCATTCGAGACCGGTATCCGGCGGTGCGAATTCCGGTGCTGCACTTCGAGGGCTGGTACGACGCGTTCCTGGCCGGCGGCGTGGAGAACTTCGCCGGGATGGTGGCTCACGGCGCCAACGACTTTGCGCGTACGAACCAGCGGCTGGTGATCGGGCCGTGGGACCACGTCGCGTGGGGACGGCCCGATTCCGAACCCGCCCCGATGCTCAAGGACATTGGGGCGGTGGGCAACAGCCCGATCAATGAACTGATGCTGGCCTGGTTCGACCACTTCCTGAAGGGCGTCGACAACGGCGTGGCGGGCAAGCCGCGGGTCGATTACTTCACCATGGGCGCCAATACCTGGAAGACGGCGACCAATTGGCCACTGCCGCAGACGCAATGGATCAACTACTACCTCTCCGGTGTCGGCGGCAGCGCGGACCGTGACGGCAAGTTGTTGCCGGTGCTGCCCGGACCGCAGCCGCCCGACACCTACACCTACGATCCGCTGAATCCGGCGCCGAGCCTGGGCGGGCACTCCTGTTGCGGTGCGAAGTCCGGCCCGCAAGGGCCGTACGACCAGACGCCGGTCGAACAGCGCTCCGACGTGCTGGTGTACACCGGCGATCCGGTTGCCCATGACACCGAGATCACCGGCGCGGCCACTGTCACGCTGTGGGCCCAATCCTCAGCTGTGGATACCGATTTCACGGCCAAGCTGGTGGTGGTCAAGCCTGACGGCGCAGCCATCAACCTGAACAACGGGATTCTCCGGGCATCGTTCCGGGACTCGTTGTCGGCGCCGACGCCGATCGTCCCCGGGCAGGCGTACCAGTACCGCATCCAAATCTGGCCCACCAGTTACCAACTCAAGCCGGGGGACCGGGTGCGGGTGGAGATTTCCAGCAGCGACTACCCGCAGTTCGCGCCGAATCCCAACACCGGTGCGCCGTTCGGGCGGGATGCGGCGTCCGTCGTTGCGGCGCAGACCATCCTGCACGACCCCGCCCATCCGTCGTCGATCACGTTGCCGGTGATCGCGAACTGA
- the ahcY gene encoding adenosylhomocysteinase, with the protein MTELKADVRNGIDYKVADLSEAEFGRKEIRLAEHEMPGLMALRREYHDVQPLKGARISGSLHMTVQTAVLIETLTALGAEVRWASCNIFSTQDHAAAAVVVGPHGTVEEPQGTPVFAWKGETLEEYWWAAEQMLTWPGEPANMILDDGGDATMLVLRGAQWEKAGVVPPAEEDDSAEWKVFLELVRNGFENDKTKWTKIAESVKGVTEETTTGVLRLYQFAAAGELAFPAINVNDSVTKSKFDNKYGTRHSLIDGINRGTDVLIGGKKVLICGYGDVGKGCAESMAGQGARVAVTEIDPINALQALMDGFDVVTVEQGIADADIVITATGNYDIILLDHMKAMKNQAILGNIGHFDNEIDMAALEKSGATKLNIKPQVDLWTFGDSGKSIIVLSEGRLLNLGNATGHPSFVMSNSFSNQVIAQIELWTKNDEYDNEVYRLAKHLDEKVARIHVEALGGTLTKLTKDQAEYIGVDVDGPYKPEHYRY; encoded by the coding sequence ATGACGGAATTGAAGGCAGACGTCCGTAACGGCATCGACTACAAGGTCGCCGATTTGTCCGAGGCCGAGTTCGGGCGCAAGGAGATTCGGCTCGCCGAGCACGAGATGCCCGGTCTGATGGCGCTTCGCCGCGAATACCACGACGTGCAGCCGCTCAAGGGCGCGCGCATCTCCGGCTCGCTGCACATGACGGTGCAGACCGCGGTGCTGATCGAGACGCTGACCGCTCTGGGCGCCGAGGTGCGCTGGGCGTCCTGCAACATCTTCTCCACCCAAGACCACGCGGCCGCGGCCGTCGTCGTCGGCCCGCACGGCACCGTCGAGGAGCCCCAGGGCACCCCGGTCTTCGCCTGGAAGGGCGAGACGCTGGAGGAGTACTGGTGGGCCGCGGAGCAGATGCTGACCTGGCCGGGTGAACCGGCGAACATGATCCTGGACGACGGCGGCGACGCCACCATGCTGGTGCTGCGCGGTGCGCAGTGGGAGAAGGCCGGCGTCGTGCCCCCGGCCGAGGAAGACGACTCGGCCGAGTGGAAGGTCTTCCTGGAGCTCGTGCGCAACGGCTTCGAGAACGACAAGACCAAGTGGACCAAGATCGCCGAGTCGGTCAAGGGCGTCACCGAGGAGACCACCACCGGCGTGCTGCGGCTGTACCAGTTCGCCGCCGCGGGTGAGCTGGCGTTCCCGGCCATCAACGTCAACGACTCGGTCACCAAGAGCAAGTTCGACAACAAGTACGGCACCCGCCACTCGCTGATCGACGGCATCAACCGAGGCACCGACGTGCTGATCGGTGGCAAGAAGGTGCTGATCTGCGGCTACGGCGACGTCGGCAAGGGCTGTGCCGAGTCGATGGCCGGCCAGGGCGCGCGCGTCGCGGTCACCGAGATCGACCCGATCAACGCGCTGCAGGCGCTGATGGACGGCTTCGACGTCGTCACCGTCGAGCAGGGCATCGCTGACGCCGACATCGTCATCACCGCGACCGGCAACTACGACATCATCCTGCTCGACCACATGAAGGCCATGAAGAACCAGGCCATCCTGGGCAACATCGGCCACTTCGACAACGAGATCGACATGGCGGCGCTGGAGAAGTCCGGTGCCACCAAGCTGAACATCAAGCCGCAGGTCGACCTGTGGACCTTCGGTGACAGCGGCAAGTCGATCATCGTGCTGTCCGAGGGCCGTCTGCTCAACCTGGGCAACGCCACCGGACACCCGTCGTTCGTGATGTCGAACTCGTTCTCCAACCAGGTCATCGCCCAGATCGAGCTGTGGACCAAGAACGACGAGTACGACAACGAGGTCTACCGCCTGGCGAAGCATCTCGACGAAAAGGTCGCACGCATCCACGTCGAGGCTCTCGGCGGCACGCTGACCAAGCTCACCAAGGATCAGGCCGAGTACATCGGCGTCGACGTCGACGGCCCGTACAAGCCGGAGCACTACCGCTACTGA
- a CDS encoding TetR family transcriptional regulator: MTAAAAVPDGPEVPRPAAPRVPYAEASRVLLRHSILDGMRELLLAKDWSSITLSDVARAAGISRQTIYNEFGSRQGLAEGYAMRLADRLVDAVEHAIYANVGDIESAFLQGFRMFFTESASDPLVISLLTGVAKPDLLQIITTDSAPIISHCSQRLTEAFRGSWVQISDDDAGVLARAIVRLAISYVSMPPEADHDVAADLARLMTPFADRYGSGDTP; the protein is encoded by the coding sequence GTGACCGCCGCGGCCGCAGTACCGGACGGACCCGAGGTGCCGCGCCCCGCGGCACCTCGGGTGCCGTACGCCGAGGCCTCCCGGGTCCTGCTGCGGCACTCGATCCTCGACGGCATGCGAGAGCTGTTGCTGGCCAAGGACTGGTCATCGATCACGCTGTCCGACGTCGCGCGTGCGGCCGGCATCAGCCGGCAGACGATCTACAACGAATTCGGCTCGCGCCAGGGCCTGGCCGAGGGGTACGCGATGCGCCTCGCCGACCGCCTGGTCGACGCCGTCGAGCACGCCATCTACGCCAACGTCGGCGATATCGAGTCCGCGTTCCTGCAGGGCTTCCGGATGTTCTTCACCGAATCGGCGTCCGATCCGCTGGTCATCTCGTTGCTCACCGGCGTCGCCAAGCCGGATCTGCTGCAGATCATCACCACCGACAGCGCGCCGATCATCTCGCACTGCTCGCAGCGTCTCACCGAGGCGTTCCGCGGCAGCTGGGTGCAGATTTCGGACGACGACGCCGGGGTACTCGCGCGGGCGATCGTCCGGCTGGCGATCAGTTACGTGTCAATGCCGCCGGAAGCGGACCACGATGTGGCCGCTGACCTGGCCCGGCTCATGACGCCGTTCGCCGACCGTTACGGTAGTGGGGATACCCCGTAG
- a CDS encoding rubredoxin, with product MSEPFKKFVCLQCGFEYDEEKGWPEDGIAPGTRWADIPEDWSCPDCGAAKSDFDMVEVVAS from the coding sequence ATGAGCGAGCCGTTCAAGAAGTTCGTCTGCCTGCAGTGCGGCTTCGAGTACGACGAGGAGAAGGGCTGGCCGGAGGACGGCATCGCCCCCGGGACCCGCTGGGCCGACATCCCCGAGGACTGGAGCTGCCCGGACTGCGGCGCCGCCAAGTCCGACTTCGACATGGTGGAGGTCGTGGCGTCGTGA
- a CDS encoding rubredoxin, producing the protein MSAYQCPGCGYVYDEAKGAPREGFPAGTAWDDVPDDWCCPDCAVREKVDFESVGVSS; encoded by the coding sequence ATGAGTGCCTACCAGTGCCCGGGCTGTGGTTATGTCTACGACGAGGCCAAAGGTGCTCCGCGTGAAGGATTCCCGGCGGGCACGGCGTGGGACGATGTCCCCGACGACTGGTGCTGCCCGGACTGCGCGGTCCGCGAGAAGGTCGATTTCGAGTCAGTAGGAGTGAGTTCATGA